The proteins below come from a single Stutzerimonas stutzeri RCH2 genomic window:
- a CDS encoding DUF1652 domain-containing protein, producing the protein MNTRLPLFKIEAILHTYLRPFQCECRAEPDSSLSVRLYHEPPDEELTVLGISYDQCRDAANLVRLAQELRIEMCATRSTLRAEADLADRTE; encoded by the coding sequence ATGAATACGCGTCTTCCTCTGTTCAAGATCGAAGCAATCCTGCACACCTATCTGCGGCCCTTTCAGTGCGAGTGCCGTGCAGAGCCCGACAGTTCACTCAGTGTGCGCCTCTACCACGAACCGCCAGACGAAGAACTGACCGTGCTCGGCATTTCGTATGACCAATGCCGAGATGCGGCGAACCTCGTGCGTCTGGCTCAGGAACTGCGAATCGAAATGTGCGCCACGCGCAGCACCCTGCGCGCGGAGGCCGATCTGGCTGATCGCACAGAGTGA
- a CDS encoding ferritin-like domain-containing protein, whose protein sequence is MQSAQTGTDVRIERLIEWLRDAHAMEAQAETMLNKQASRIEHYPQLKARIEQHITETQNQARLIESCLQRYDKSYSGLKDLGGKMMAMGQAMGGMMVNDEIVKGAQMGYVFENLEIASYKILIAAAEAVGDMQTKEVCERILVEEVAMADWLRDHLAELTQAYLTRAAEPNVEAKR, encoded by the coding sequence ATGCAAAGTGCACAGACCGGCACCGATGTCCGTATCGAACGCCTTATCGAGTGGCTGCGCGACGCGCATGCCATGGAAGCACAGGCCGAAACCATGCTGAACAAGCAGGCCAGTCGCATCGAGCACTACCCGCAGCTGAAGGCACGCATCGAGCAACACATCACCGAAACGCAGAACCAGGCCAGGTTGATCGAAAGCTGTCTGCAGCGTTACGACAAATCCTATTCGGGCCTCAAGGACCTGGGCGGCAAAATGATGGCGATGGGGCAGGCCATGGGCGGCATGATGGTCAATGACGAGATCGTCAAAGGCGCGCAGATGGGCTACGTATTCGAGAACCTCGAAATCGCCTCCTACAAGATCCTCATCGCCGCGGCCGAGGCGGTGGGCGATATGCAGACCAAGGAAGTATGCGAGCGCATTCTTGTGGAAGAGGTGGCGATGGCCGATTGGCTGCGTGATCACCTCGCCGAGCTGACCCAGGCCTACCTGACCCGTGCAGCTGAGCCTAACGTCGAAGCCAAGCGCTGA
- a CDS encoding mechanosensitive ion channel family protein, which yields MQWDQYISQPALRTLAAALFVVLVLSLFGRLLTALMLRLARAFLFTRELSEQLEKPIRLLLPLIGLQGVWTSASDDLLLIDGARHITTLLIIATLTWLVMRLLRGLQQFILLRNPVDVVDNLRARQIQTQSRVLLRTLAFFVLLVGAAAMLMTFPGARQFGASLLASAGLAGLAVGFAARPVLANLIAGVQIAMTQPIRLDDVVIVENEWGRIEEITGTYVVVRIWDDRRLVVPLQYFIEKPFQNWTRRGSSLIGTVFLWADYSLPLEPLREELRRLCKEVPELWDGRVCVLQVTDTSEKSIQLRALVSSPDSSRNWDLRCHIRENLLGFIQRQYPHSLPQVRADLSVGHKQRVDTSQPEHVEPERQPPV from the coding sequence CTGCAATGGGACCAATACATCAGCCAGCCGGCGTTGCGCACGCTGGCGGCCGCGCTGTTCGTGGTGCTGGTACTGAGTCTGTTCGGCCGTTTGCTGACGGCCCTGATGCTGCGTCTGGCCCGGGCGTTTCTGTTTACTCGCGAGTTGTCCGAGCAACTGGAGAAACCGATTCGGCTTCTATTGCCGCTGATAGGGCTTCAGGGCGTATGGACGTCGGCGTCCGATGACCTGTTACTGATCGATGGCGCACGCCATATCACCACCCTGCTGATCATCGCGACCCTCACCTGGCTGGTGATGCGTCTGCTGCGCGGGCTGCAGCAGTTCATTCTGCTGCGCAACCCGGTGGATGTGGTCGACAACCTGCGTGCTCGGCAGATCCAGACACAATCGCGGGTGTTGCTCCGCACGCTGGCGTTTTTCGTGCTGCTGGTGGGTGCGGCGGCGATGCTGATGACCTTTCCCGGCGCCCGCCAGTTCGGTGCCAGCCTCCTGGCCTCGGCAGGCCTTGCCGGTCTTGCCGTGGGCTTCGCCGCGAGGCCGGTGCTGGCCAACCTGATCGCCGGCGTGCAGATCGCCATGACTCAGCCGATTCGCCTGGATGACGTGGTCATCGTCGAAAACGAGTGGGGCCGAATCGAGGAAATTACCGGTACCTACGTCGTCGTGCGCATCTGGGATGACCGTCGCCTGGTCGTGCCGCTGCAGTACTTCATCGAGAAGCCTTTCCAGAACTGGACCCGCCGCGGCTCCAGCCTTATCGGGACGGTATTTCTCTGGGCCGATTACTCGCTTCCACTGGAGCCGCTGCGCGAAGAGCTGCGCCGGCTGTGCAAGGAAGTCCCCGAACTATGGGATGGCCGGGTTTGCGTACTGCAGGTGACCGACACCAGCGAAAAATCCATTCAGTTGCGTGCGCTAGTGAGTTCACCGGACTCGTCGCGCAACTGGGACCTGCGCTGTCATATCCGCGAGAACCTGCTGGGCTTCATCCAGCGCCAGTATCCGCATTCGCTGCCGCAGGTTCGGGCGGATCTCAGTGTCGGCCACAAGCAGCGTGTCGATACTTCGCAGCCCGAGCATGTGGAACCGGAGCGCCAGCCGCCGGTGTGA
- a CDS encoding CinA family protein, producing the protein MQEIEQVVAFLQRAELTLTTAESCTCGLMASLMGDIPGCGKVLDSGFVVYSPKAKNRLLNVDFETIERFGLTSEEVAREMAIGALNASVATLAIANTGVADDDQEDEGGTQCYAYALMRGEQQVVVSETVQFEGDRVEIRKQAARYGLTQLPVKYEQLLKKLEERAGE; encoded by the coding sequence ATGCAAGAGATCGAGCAAGTCGTGGCTTTTTTGCAGCGCGCGGAATTGACGCTGACCACCGCCGAGTCCTGTACCTGCGGTTTGATGGCTTCGCTGATGGGCGATATACCGGGCTGCGGCAAGGTGCTGGACAGCGGCTTCGTGGTCTATTCACCCAAGGCAAAGAACCGCCTGCTCAACGTCGACTTCGAAACCATCGAGCGATTCGGCCTCACCAGCGAGGAGGTGGCGCGCGAGATGGCGATTGGTGCGCTGAACGCCAGTGTCGCCACTCTGGCCATTGCCAATACCGGTGTTGCTGATGATGACCAGGAGGATGAGGGCGGCACCCAGTGCTACGCCTATGCACTGATGCGGGGCGAGCAACAGGTGGTGGTGAGCGAAACGGTGCAGTTCGAGGGTGATCGCGTGGAGATTCGCAAGCAGGCTGCGCGGTACGGTCTCACCCAGCTGCCGGTAAAGTACGAGCAATTATTGAAGAAGCTGGAAGAGCGCGCCGGCGAATAA
- a CDS encoding DUF2061 domain-containing protein, producing the protein MRPRPLVKTLTFAVLHFATAFIVVYALTGSIVIGGAVALIEPLCNTVVFYLHERAWQRFGRQKPVQSHSYGHDVFLKYMGRGQTASNRVARTPR; encoded by the coding sequence ATGAGACCACGTCCTTTAGTCAAGACCCTGACCTTTGCCGTACTGCATTTCGCCACGGCGTTCATCGTCGTCTACGCGCTGACCGGAAGTATCGTGATAGGCGGCGCGGTTGCCCTGATCGAACCGCTATGCAACACGGTGGTGTTCTACCTGCACGAGCGTGCCTGGCAGCGCTTCGGGCGGCAGAAGCCTGTTCAGTCGCACAGTTACGGCCACGATGTGTTCCTCAAGTACATGGGCCGTGGCCAAACCGCGAGCAACCGTGTTGCCAGAACTCCGCGCTAA